Proteins encoded by one window of Lutibacter sp. A64:
- the fucP gene encoding L-fucose:H+ symporter permease produces MKNNNIPVVPKEYLFPFILITSIFALWGFANDITNPMVAAFGTVLEISTAKAALVQFAFYGGYTTMAIPAALFVQKYSYKKGIIFGLILYAIGALLFYPAAQFEVFGFFLVSLYILTFGLAFLETTANPFILSMGDERTATRRLNLAQSFNPIGSLLGMFVASKFILAALDSDKRTATGELIFTTLDEVQKAAIRTHDLLIIRNPYIILGFVVIVMLIIISVYKMPPQEKKDENFNALESFKRLLKNGKYREGVIAQMFYVAAQIMCWTFIIQYADNLGIAKSTAQNYNIVAMGIFLSSRFASTMLMKYINAKKLLLFFAIGAMCSVTGVILIEGQLGLYLLVATSAFMSLMFPTIYGISLYKLGEDTTLGAAGLVMAIVGGALMPPLQGAIIDLGTVGWLPAVNASFILPLISFFVIAIFSYRTLKVHE; encoded by the coding sequence ATGAAAAATAATAACATCCCTGTAGTACCTAAAGAATATTTATTCCCTTTTATTCTAATAACGTCGATATTTGCGTTGTGGGGATTTGCCAATGATATTACAAACCCAATGGTAGCAGCTTTTGGAACGGTTCTAGAAATTTCAACAGCAAAAGCCGCATTAGTTCAGTTTGCTTTTTATGGAGGCTACACTACCATGGCAATTCCAGCCGCATTATTTGTGCAAAAATACAGTTATAAAAAAGGAATTATATTTGGTCTTATTTTATACGCCATTGGCGCATTATTGTTTTATCCTGCAGCGCAATTTGAAGTATTTGGATTCTTTTTAGTGTCTTTATATATTTTAACATTTGGATTGGCATTTTTAGAAACAACCGCAAACCCATTTATTTTATCAATGGGAGATGAAAGAACTGCTACCAGACGTTTAAATTTAGCACAATCGTTTAATCCAATAGGTTCTTTGCTAGGTATGTTTGTTGCTTCAAAATTTATTCTTGCAGCGTTAGATTCAGACAAAAGAACTGCAACGGGCGAGTTAATTTTTACAACCTTAGACGAGGTTCAAAAAGCAGCCATACGTACCCACGATTTATTAATAATTAGAAATCCGTATATAATTTTAGGCTTTGTTGTAATTGTAATGCTAATAATTATTAGTGTTTATAAAATGCCTCCGCAAGAAAAAAAAGATGAAAATTTTAACGCGTTGGAATCTTTTAAAAGATTGTTGAAAAATGGAAAATATAGAGAAGGAGTTATTGCTCAAATGTTTTATGTAGCAGCACAAATTATGTGTTGGACTTTTATAATTCAATATGCCGATAATTTAGGTATTGCAAAATCTACTGCCCAAAATTATAATATAGTTGCTATGGGTATTTTTCTTTCAAGCAGGTTTGCTAGTACTATGTTAATGAAATATATAAATGCTAAAAAATTATTGCTATTTTTTGCAATAGGTGCAATGTGTAGCGTAACTGGTGTTATACTTATTGAAGGACAATTAGGATTGTATTTATTAGTTGCAACTTCTGCATTTATGTCGCTTATGTTTCCAACAATTTATGGAATTTCATTGTATAAATTAGGTGAAGATACTACGTTAGGAGCAGCAGGATTAGTAATGGCAATTGTTGGTGGTGCGTTAATGCCTCCATTGCAAGGTGCTATTATAGATTTAGGAACTGTTGGTTGGTTACCAGCTGTAAATGCTTCTTTTATATTGCCTTTAATTAGCTTTTTTGTGATTGCAATATTCAGTTATAGAACTTTAAAAGTACACGAATAG
- a CDS encoding L-rhamnose mutarotase — protein sequence MKKYCLTLDLKNDKTLIAEYKKYHKKIWPEITESLINSGIENAEIYCVENRLFMILEVNDDFSFEKKDKMDLENPKVQEWENLMWNYQKKLPFAKKGEKWILMEKIYQL from the coding sequence ATGAAAAAATACTGCTTAACGCTCGATTTAAAAAACGATAAAACCTTAATTGCTGAATATAAAAAATACCATAAAAAGATTTGGCCTGAAATTACAGAAAGTCTTATTAATTCTGGAATTGAAAATGCTGAAATTTACTGTGTAGAAAATCGGCTTTTTATGATTTTAGAAGTTAATGATGATTTTTCTTTTGAAAAAAAGGATAAAATGGATTTAGAAAACCCTAAAGTACAAGAATGGGAGAATTTAATGTGGAACTATCAAAAAAAATTACCTTTTGCTAAAAAAGGTGAAAAATGGATATTAATGGAAAAAATTTACCAATTATAA
- a CDS encoding (Fe-S)-binding protein encodes MRVGLFIPCYINQLYPEVAIATLELLEKLKVDVYYPSTQTCCGQPLGNSGYEEDSKGACQLFVENFKEYDCIVGPSGSCIYHVKKHFDILEQTPDVVKVRNNAYELCEFIVKVLGKTDLGASFPHKVGLHKSCHGLRGLHLGSCSERMDPHFSTEEDLLNNVKGLELMKLNREDECCGFGGTFSVFEEAISVKMGKDKIQDHLNSGVEVITGADHSCLMHLEGLINRDNKPLKVMHIAEILNSTI; translated from the coding sequence ATGAGAGTAGGTTTATTTATACCTTGCTATATCAATCAATTATATCCAGAAGTTGCTATTGCAACATTAGAATTGTTAGAGAAATTAAAGGTAGATGTTTATTATCCGTCTACACAAACTTGTTGTGGGCAACCTCTGGGAAACTCTGGATATGAAGAAGATTCAAAAGGAGCTTGTCAATTATTTGTTGAAAATTTTAAAGAATATGATTGTATAGTTGGGCCATCTGGAAGTTGCATTTATCACGTTAAAAAACATTTCGATATTTTAGAACAAACACCCGATGTTGTTAAAGTTAGAAACAATGCTTACGAATTATGTGAATTCATAGTAAAAGTATTAGGTAAAACAGATTTAGGAGCTTCATTTCCTCACAAAGTAGGTTTACATAAAAGTTGTCACGGTTTACGCGGATTGCATTTAGGATCTTGTTCCGAAAGAATGGATCCACATTTTTCTACCGAAGAAGATTTGTTGAATAATGTAAAAGGTTTAGAACTAATGAAACTGAATAGAGAAGATGAATGTTGTGGTTTTGGTGGAACATTTTCTGTATTTGAAGAAGCTATTTCAGTAAAAATGGGAAAAGATAAAATTCAAGATCATTTAAATAGCGGTGTTGAAGTTATTACGGGTGCAGATCATTCTTGTTTAATGCACTTAGAAGGTTTAATAAATAGAGATAATAAACCGTTAAAAGTGATGCATATTGCAGAAATTTTAAATAGTACTATTTAA